From the Bacteroidales bacterium genome, one window contains:
- a CDS encoding inorganic diphosphatase, translating into MKNINKLKIFIYLFFFLLLIFYLTFKQKNYYTIPTYSKNNYLNAVIEIPAGTNMKIEYNPGINSFMPDVVNGQDRVIKFLPYPGNYGFIPSTFMDTKLGGDGDALDILVIAESVPVKTIMEVIPIAIIKLLDENEIDNKIIAIPVNSEERIINVKTFSEFEEKYPVAKNIIENWFSSYEKNGQIKFLGWEDENHAKEEIKKWMK; encoded by the coding sequence ATGAAAAATATTAACAAGCTAAAGATTTTTATATATTTATTTTTCTTTTTATTACTGATATTTTATTTAACCTTTAAACAAAAGAATTATTATACAATTCCTACATATTCAAAAAATAATTACCTGAATGCAGTAATTGAAATTCCGGCAGGTACAAATATGAAAATTGAATATAATCCAGGTATAAATTCTTTTATGCCTGATGTGGTTAATGGGCAGGACAGAGTAATAAAATTCTTACCATACCCCGGAAATTATGGATTTATTCCTTCAACTTTTATGGATACTAAACTTGGTGGTGATGGAGATGCTTTGGACATACTTGTAATTGCCGAATCGGTTCCTGTAAAAACTATAATGGAAGTAATTCCTATAGCTATAATCAAACTTTTAGATGAAAATGAAATTGATAATAAAATAATTGCTATTCCTGTAAATAGTGAGGAACGAATAATTAATGTCAAAACATTTAGTGAATTTGAGGAAAAATACCCTGTCGCAAAAAATATCATTGAAAATTGGTTTAGTTCGTATGAAAAAAATGGACAGATTAAATTTTTAGGATGGGAAGACGAAAACCATGCGAAAGAAGAGATAAAAAAATGGATGAAATAA
- a CDS encoding tetratricopeptide repeat protein, with protein sequence MNLLQKITICLGCILWSVNLLGQDIESYEYYFLNGRYNEIIELADKEISSDSINFVSYYRKAIALQKQGKLIKSIQLLEKHQTLFSDNDKINRLLADSYFEAGQYSKAKILLKELIKKDTLNFSVLINLAKIYKFNKEYVKAIHLLENYNNIDSTNYICLSNLADNYYNIDSINIAIKYYKEVLILNPDNQLIANKLANLYIKINKPKEAIKICDTILKNDTANIKFIKTKGLALFKDSNFEDALKLFKRAYILGDSTFFTIKYLGISNYKTNNYFDAVAYLNKALTRDSLNVEMNYFYGAALGHTMKKTEAIKYLNKAYELMQPDKETVEIIFNEKAIIYLVIEEYNKSLECNKIVYKNNPSKIIYLYKIASLLENKLNNKNEALEYYQKFVDEVSKSELSNKNLSSYKSSYIKYLYDFSKERITKIKEELFFQGNSETRE encoded by the coding sequence ATGAATTTATTACAAAAAATTACAATTTGTTTAGGGTGTATCTTATGGAGTGTCAATTTATTAGGGCAAGATATTGAAAGTTATGAATATTATTTTTTAAACGGTAGATATAACGAAATAATTGAACTTGCAGATAAAGAAATATCATCTGATAGTATTAATTTTGTTAGTTATTACCGGAAAGCAATTGCTTTACAAAAACAAGGGAAACTTATAAAAAGCATACAATTATTAGAAAAACATCAAACTCTTTTTTCTGATAATGATAAAATTAACAGGCTTTTGGCAGATAGTTATTTTGAAGCCGGACAATATTCAAAAGCAAAAATATTGTTAAAAGAATTAATCAAAAAAGATACATTGAATTTTTCTGTATTAATAAACCTTGCTAAAATATACAAATTCAATAAGGAATATGTAAAAGCAATACATTTACTTGAAAATTATAACAATATTGACAGTACAAATTATATATGCCTGTCGAATTTAGCAGATAATTACTATAATATTGACAGTATAAATATTGCTATAAAATATTATAAAGAAGTATTAATCTTAAATCCTGATAATCAATTAATTGCCAACAAATTGGCTAATTTGTATATAAAAATTAATAAACCTAAGGAGGCAATTAAAATTTGTGATACTATACTTAAAAATGATACTGCTAATATTAAATTTATAAAAACAAAAGGATTAGCATTATTTAAAGATTCTAATTTTGAAGATGCCTTAAAATTATTTAAAAGAGCTTATATATTAGGTGATTCTACATTCTTTACAATTAAATATCTTGGTATTTCAAATTATAAAACAAATAATTATTTTGATGCAGTTGCTTATTTGAATAAAGCTCTAACAAGAGATAGTTTAAATGTTGAAATGAATTATTTTTATGGTGCTGCATTAGGACATACAATGAAAAAAACTGAAGCTATTAAATATCTTAATAAAGCTTATGAATTAATGCAGCCTGATAAAGAAACTGTTGAAATTATTTTTAATGAAAAAGCAATCATTTATCTTGTAATAGAAGAATATAATAAATCTTTAGAATGTAATAAAATAGTATATAAAAATAACCCAAGTAAAATAATATATCTTTATAAAATAGCTTCTTTATTAGAAAATAAATTAAACAATAAAAATGAAGCATTAGAGTATTATCAAAAATTTGTAGATGAAGTTTCTAAATCTGAATTAAGTAATAAGAATTTAAGTTCTTATAAAAGTAGTTATATAAAATATCTATATGATTTTTCAAAGGAAAGAATAACTAAAATAAAAGAAGAGCTTTTTTTTCAGGGAAATTCTGAAACAAGAGAATAA